A single window of Chitinophaga sp. XS-30 DNA harbors:
- a CDS encoding sensor histidine kinase, with product MFKRLSKYWWCQILGWGAYAFLYFFFGFFFGILGWLWVKYVLSVVVLGILITHAFRAIIVKYKWIQMPFEKLAIYFFFGVLICSILDSFLLTSLGMLFNDEQHDFYDMWVRSFIQQTVFLSLWAVIYFLWHYVEESRNSQMGNLQLEATVRTLELKTIKSQLNPHFIFNALNSIRALVDENPRRARTAITELSNILRSSMQADKAETVSLENELSIVKDYLALETIRFEERLKVEFDIDPETMELPVPPLMLQTLVENAIKHGISKEVRGGHILIGSQVRNMQHEITIRNTGQIVENLSGNGFGLNSTRQRLGLLFGKKASFEIYNLDPATVEAKVQMPLL from the coding sequence ATGTTTAAGCGTTTGTCAAAATATTGGTGGTGCCAGATCCTGGGGTGGGGAGCTTATGCCTTTCTATATTTCTTTTTCGGCTTCTTTTTCGGTATACTGGGTTGGTTATGGGTAAAGTACGTGCTATCCGTAGTGGTGCTGGGTATCCTGATCACGCATGCTTTCCGGGCAATTATCGTCAAATACAAATGGATCCAGATGCCATTTGAGAAGCTCGCCATTTATTTCTTCTTCGGGGTACTGATCTGTTCGATACTTGACTCTTTTCTGCTGACCTCTCTCGGGATGCTTTTCAACGATGAGCAGCATGATTTTTATGATATGTGGGTAAGGTCTTTCATCCAGCAGACAGTTTTTCTCTCCCTCTGGGCGGTGATCTACTTTCTCTGGCATTATGTGGAGGAAAGCCGGAATTCGCAGATGGGCAACCTGCAGCTGGAGGCTACCGTAAGAACGCTGGAGCTGAAAACGATCAAATCGCAGCTGAATCCGCATTTCATCTTCAACGCCCTGAACAGCATCCGGGCGCTGGTAGACGAGAATCCCCGCCGGGCCCGTACCGCCATTACCGAACTGAGCAATATCCTGCGCAGTTCCATGCAGGCGGACAAGGCGGAGACAGTCAGCCTGGAAAATGAACTGAGCATCGTAAAAGATTATCTTGCACTGGAAACCATCCGTTTTGAGGAAAGGCTGAAGGTGGAGTTTGATATAGATCCGGAAACAATGGAATTGCCCGTTCCGCCCCTGATGTTGCAAACGCTGGTGGAAAATGCCATCAAGCACGGTATTTCAAAAGAGGTTAGAGGAGGGCATATCCTGATCGGGTCACAGGTGCGTAACATGCAGCATGAGATCACCATCCGCAATACGGGCCAGATCGTCGAGAATCTGAGCGGTAACGGCTTCGGCCTGAACAGCACCCGGCAGCGGCTTGGGCTGCTGTTCGGTAAAAAGGCCTCTTTCGAGATCTATAACCTGGATCCCGCAACGGTGGAAGCAAAGGTGCAGATGCCGTTGCTGTAA
- a CDS encoding LytTR family DNA-binding domain-containing protein, translating into MKKALIIDDERLARSELKKLLADHPEIVVVGEAVNAKDGIEKIETLRPDLLFLDIQMPDKTGFDLLAELERSPQVIFTTAYDEYALKAFEYNALDYLLKPVEPKRLADAIQKLHQLDEKERLAAASGIRNILGENDQVFVKDGDRCWFVKLQEIRLFESVGNYARVYFETNKPLILKSLNALEERLDERVFFRANRKHIVNLRMIERIDTYFNGGLLLEMRGGEKIEVSRRQAVKFKEMMSL; encoded by the coding sequence ATGAAAAAAGCATTGATCATAGACGATGAACGACTGGCCAGAAGCGAACTGAAAAAGCTGCTGGCAGACCATCCGGAGATCGTTGTAGTAGGAGAGGCGGTGAATGCAAAAGACGGAATCGAGAAGATCGAGACGCTCCGGCCGGACCTGTTGTTCCTGGACATCCAGATGCCCGATAAAACGGGTTTTGACCTGCTGGCGGAACTGGAAAGATCGCCGCAGGTGATATTTACGACCGCATATGACGAATATGCGCTGAAGGCATTCGAATACAATGCGCTGGATTACCTGCTCAAACCCGTGGAGCCCAAGCGCCTGGCGGACGCCATTCAAAAATTGCATCAGCTGGACGAAAAAGAAAGGCTGGCCGCAGCATCCGGCATCCGCAACATCCTGGGAGAGAACGACCAGGTGTTCGTGAAGGATGGCGACCGCTGCTGGTTCGTGAAACTTCAGGAGATACGGTTGTTTGAAAGCGTGGGCAACTATGCCCGGGTCTATTTCGAGACCAACAAGCCGCTTATCCTGAAATCCCTCAATGCGCTGGAGGAGCGGCTGGACGAGCGGGTGTTCTTCCGCGCCAACCGCAAGCATATTGTGAACCTGCGGATGATCGAACGCATCGATACCTATTTCAACGGCGGGCTGCTGCTGGAAATGCGCGGAGGGGAGAAAATTGAAGTGAGTCGCAGGCAGGCGGTGAAATTCAAGGAAATGATGAGCCTTTAA
- a CDS encoding geranylgeranylglyceryl/heptaprenylglyceryl phosphate synthase, producing MYRKIYSSFIERKAKGIKSFAVLIDPDKVTPTGIVDLAAKCTEAGVDYIFLGGSLVITHHLDEVVQQIKATCSIPVILFPGSPSQVSKYADALLYLSMISGRNPELLIGQHVVSAAAVKKSGLEVISTGYMVIDGGAPTTVSYISNAAPIPADKDDIAMCTAMAGDMLGMKVIFMDAGSGARKPIAESMIHRVASQVEVPVIVGGGIKDAEKAYLNCKAGADIIVVGNAIEKDTSLIKEIADAVHQAPVSSRH from the coding sequence ATGTACAGAAAAATATACAGTTCCTTCATCGAGAGAAAGGCAAAAGGTATAAAGTCATTCGCAGTGCTGATAGATCCGGACAAGGTGACCCCTACCGGGATCGTTGATCTGGCTGCTAAATGTACGGAAGCCGGGGTTGATTATATTTTTTTGGGAGGCAGTCTTGTGATCACCCATCACCTCGATGAGGTGGTTCAGCAGATCAAGGCCACCTGCTCAATTCCAGTGATCCTTTTTCCGGGCAGTCCTTCGCAGGTGTCGAAATATGCGGATGCCCTGCTTTATCTCTCCATGATCTCCGGCCGCAACCCGGAACTGCTGATCGGCCAGCATGTGGTATCTGCCGCAGCCGTTAAAAAAAGCGGGCTGGAAGTGATCTCCACCGGCTATATGGTCATTGATGGCGGCGCGCCCACCACGGTTTCCTATATCAGCAATGCCGCCCCGATTCCGGCGGACAAGGATGATATTGCCATGTGCACAGCCATGGCCGGTGATATGCTTGGGATGAAAGTAATCTTTATGGATGCCGGCAGCGGCGCCCGGAAACCCATTGCCGAAAGTATGATCCATCGCGTAGCCAGCCAGGTGGAAGTTCCCGTGATCGTTGGCGGCGGCATCAAAGATGCCGAAAAAGCATACCTCAACTGCAAAGCCGGAGCTGATATTATTGTTGTTGGCAATGCTATCGAAAAGGATACGTCCCTGATCAAGGAAATAGCAGATGCTGTACACCAGGCGCCCGTCTCCTCAAGGCACTGA